From the genome of Miscanthus floridulus cultivar M001 chromosome 10, ASM1932011v1, whole genome shotgun sequence, one region includes:
- the LOC136490059 gene encoding putative F-box/LRR-repeat protein At3g44810, protein MHPGESSKRSVPPALGSGGCIDALPDGVLGHILGFLPAPEAVRTCVLARRWRHLWRTATRLRVGNCSEYDGTSVKEQREFVDHLLLLRGSSPLDICEFGIGELHSGDESRVNLWFRHVVMCRARVLRLHVFGHMFLELDDLPLVSQHLTKLYLCSVRVQNSFLNFSSCPALEHLELVDCDLNYVDKIASKSLKHLSLTDCDFDQVDQFRCIRISTPSLVSLHLDSFDGTPIFDSMPSLVKAFVRITEGCWDFCYKPDDLDCTCLLCDGFDSRGSSVLLKGLSQVQSLVLISAPNQIIFKSDLRWCPMFSNLKTLLLNGYWCTPDDFSALACILEHSPVLAKLTLELFSEGPKYKVEMKGRCNLMERSAKISENLNIVEVKCQVVDERVLEVLKFLCTFNISFTF, encoded by the exons ATGCATCCAGGGGAAAGTAGCAAGAGATCGGTGCCTCCAGCGCTCGGCAGCGGAGGCTGCATCGACGCCTTGCCTGACGGCGTACTCGGGCACATCCTCGGCTTCCTCCCAGCGCCGGAGGCCGTGCGGACGTGTGTTCTCGCTCGGCGCTGGCGCCACCTCTGGAGGACCGCAACTCGCCTGCGCGTCGGTAACTGCAGTGAGTATGATGGGACATCGGTGAAGGAGCAACGGGAGTTTGTGGACCATCTGCTCCTCCTCCGTGGAAGTTCGCCTCTGGACATATGCGAGTTTGGGATCGGTGAATTACATTCCGGTGATGAGTCGCGGGTGAATCTCTGGTTCCGTCATGTCGTGATGTGCAGAGCTCGGGTGCTGAGGCTGCATGTGTTTGGCCACATGTTTCTTGAGCTAGACGACCTGCCTCTGGTTTCTCAGCACCTGACGAAGCTATACCTTTGCTCTGTACGGGTCCAGAATAGTTTTCTTAACTTCTCCAGCTGTCCAGCCTTGGAACATCTTGAGCTGGTTGATTGTGATCTCAATTATGTTGACAAGATCGCTTCCAAATCCCTAAAGCATCTGAGTTTGACTGATTGTGATTTTGATCAAGTTGACCAATTTCGCTGCATTCGCATTTCTACCCCAAGCCTAGTCTCACTACATCTGGATTCCTTTGACGGTACTCCCATATTTGACAGCATGCCATCATTAGTGAAGGCATTTGTCCGAATAACTGAGGGTTGTTGGGATTTCTGTTATAAACCAGACGATTTGGATTGTACTTGCCTGTTGTGTGATGGTTTTGATAGTCGAGGTAGTTCTGTGCTTCTAAAAGGTTTATCTCAAGTTCAGAGTTTGGTGTTGATTTCTGCACCCAACCAG ATTATTTTCAAAAGTGATTTGAGATGGTGccctatgtttagcaatttaaagaCCTTGTTGCTCAATGGCTACTGGTGTACACCTGACGATTTCAGTGCATTAGCTTGTATTCTTGAACACTCGCCAGTTCTTGCGAAGCTTACACTTGAACTCTTTTCTGAG GGGCCTAAGTATAAAGTGGAAATGAAAGGAAGGTGCAATTTGATGGAGAGATCAGCTAAAATTTCAGAAAACCTTAACATTGTTGAAGTGAAATGTCAAGTTGTTGATGAGAGAGTTCTCGAAGTTTTGAAGTTCCTGTGCACCTTTAACATAA GTTTCACTTTCTGA